Sequence from the Streptomyces sp. R33 genome:
GGCCTGGTCGACCGCCCCGAGCACCTCACGGGTGGCGGCGATGGAGAGGCCGCCGAGCGTGGTCAGCGCCTTGATCAGCCGCAGCCGCTGCACGTGCTCCTCCCCGTACTCGGCCAGGGTCGCGGCCGTCGCCCGCCCTGCGGGCAGCAGTCCCTGCCGAAGGAAGTACTTGATGCTGGCGACCGGCACGCCGGTCCGCCGGCTGAGCTCCGAGATCTTCATGCGGCTTCCCTGCTGGTCATGCGGTCCGGTATCCGTCATCGGCGATTGGACACCACAGCAAGATACTGCCACTATCCAGTAGCTGGATACCATAAGTATCCAGCTTAGGAACGCAGCCGCACCGGAGAATCGATGCCTCAGCCCACACCCCCCTCCGTGCTCCGCCGACCCCAGCTGTGGATCGGAACGGGACTCATCGCCGCGGTGGTCTCGATGCTGTTCGCCCTGCTCTACGTCGGCGGCAACGTCAACCCCAGGGGCAACCTGCGCGACCTGCCCGTGGCCCTCGTCAACACCGACAGCGGCGCGGACGTCAACGGCCGCCGCGTCAACCTGGGCGAGCAGATCGTCTCCGGCATCCAGAAGGCCGCCAAGGGCGACAAGAGCATCGACTGGCAGGTCGTCAGCCGTGAGGAGGCCGACAGGCGCCTGGGCCGGGGCAAGGTCTTCGGCGCCCTCGTCATACCGAGCGACTACTCCGCCACGGTGGCCGGGCTCACCGCCCCGCAGCCCGCGTCCCCGGGCAAGGCCGCCCCGCCGACCCTGACCGTGCTGACCAACCAGGCAGCGGGCAGCATCGGCTCCTCCATGTCCTCCCAGGCCGCCCAGAAGGCCGCCCACGCCGCCTCCGCCCAGCTCGGGCAGGAACTCCTCAAGCAGGCCGGAGCCCAGAAGACCCCGCTCCCGACGGCTGCCCAGCTCAAGCTGGCCGACCCGGTGACCGTGAACGTCGCCGACGGCCACCCCGTCGGCTCCCGCAGCGCCATGGGCCTGAGCGCCTTCTACTACGCACTGGTCCTGGTCGTCTGCGGCATGCTCGGCGCCAACGTGGTCAACTCCCAGGTCGACACCGCGCTCGGCTACCTGCACACCGACTTCGGCCCCTTCCGCAAGCGCGAACCCGTTCAGCACACCAGCCGCGTGCGCACCCTGGCCATCGGCATGGCACTCATGCTCGGCCTGTCACTGGTGATGGGCACCCTGGTCGAGGTCGCCACGGTCGGCATCCTCGACATGGACGCCTCCCACCTCGGCCTGCTGTGGCTGTACTCGGTCGCCACCATCGCGGTGGTCGGCATCGGAAGCCTGGCCCTGTTCGCCGCCTTCGGCACGCCCGGCATGCTGCTGGCCACCATCGTCTTCGTCGCGATGGCGGTACCCTCCTCCGGCGCCACCGTGCCCGTCCAGGCGCTGCCCGGGTTCTTCCGCGCGCTCGCCGAGTTCGAGCCGCTGCGCCAGATCACCGAGGGTCTGCGCTCCCTCCTCTACTACGGAGCCCAGGCCGACGCGGGCCTGGCCCGGGCCTGGGCCTCGATGGGCGTCGCCCTCGTCGCCGCGCTGGTCTTCGGCTTCGCCGTCACGCGCCTCTACGACCGCAGGGGGCTGCACCGCATCCCCCTTCCCGGCGCCGAAACCGGGGCCGCGCTCCCCGGCGAGGCCCCTGAGCCTCCGGAGACCACTGCGCCGGCCACGGCCTGACACGGAAGGAGACGGCCGCGGCCGGCCGGACCCCTACAGGAGGCGGGCTCCGGCCGCACGCAAGGCGGCGGCCTTTAGCGGAAGTTGCGCAACCCGGGCTGCCTCCTGGTCAGCCGGTCTATCGTCCACCACTGCGGCAGGGCCCCGTCCCTGCCCGGTGCGGGCGGCGATGCCGCCGTTGACGACCGACCCGGAGGCCGCCCTTCATGCCCAGCGGAGCGAGCCTCGCGAGGATGTCCGCAACCGTCCTGACGCTTCTCTCCGCCCTGTGCGCCCTGGTCCTCGGCGGTGCCGCGCCCGCCCTCGCGCATGCCGGCCTCAGCGGCTCCGACCCCGCGGACGGCGCCGTGCTCAACGCCGCACCGAAGCAGGTCACGCTCACGTTCACCGAGTCCGTCAGCTTCCCCGACGGATCCCTGCGCGTACTGTCGCCCGCCAGTGACCGCGTGAACCCGCGCCCCGCGCAGCATGCGGACGACCGGGAGAACACGGCCCGGGTGGAGCTGCCGGGGAACCTGGCGCAGGGCACCTACACCGTGGCCTGGCGGGTGGTCTCCGCCGACGGCCACCCCATCTCCGGCGCTTTCACCTTCTCCGTCGGGAAGCCGTCCGCCACCACCGCGGTGGTGGCGAAGACCTCCCCGGACGACACAGCGGCCAGCCGCCTGTACGGCTTCTTCCGCTACGTCGCCTACAGCGGCCTGGCGCTGCTCGTCGGAGCCACGGCGTTCGCCCTCGTCTGCTGGCCGGCGGCGAGCGGAGACCGTCCGCTGCGCCGGCTGGTGGGTGCCGGCTGGGCGGCCCTGGCGGCGTCGACGGTGGCCCTGCTCCTGCTGCGCGGCCCGTACGAGACGGGCGGGCCCCTGTCGTCGGCGCTCGACCTGTCCCTGCTGGGCCGGACGCTCACGGGGAGACCGGGGACCGCCCTGGCCGCACGCCTCGTACTGCTCGCCCTCGCCGCCGTGCTGATGCGGCAGAAGCCCGTACGACTCGGCGTCCGCCCGCGGCTCGTCGCCGCATCGGCCCTCGCCCTGGGCTCGGCCCTCACCTGGGCTGCCGCCGAGCACGCATCCGCCGGCATCCAGGTCCCCCTCGCCATCCCCGTCGCCGTGCTGCACCTGCTGGCCATGGCCGTGTGGCTGGGCGGCCTGATCACTCTGTTGACCGCCCTGCGCAACCGGGGGCCCGACAGCCGTGAGATCCCGGCTTCCGCCGTCCGGCGCTTCTCATCGCTGGCCTTCGCCGCCGTGGTGGTTCTGGTCGGCACCGGGGTCTACCAGTCCTGGCGGCAGGTGGGCTCCTGGACGGCCCTCTCCACCACGTCGTACGGCAGGACCCTCGTCCTCAAGGTCGCCGCAGTGGTCCTGGTGCTGTGCGTGGCGGCTCTCTCCCGACGGTGGACCGCCCGCCTGACGGGCGAGGGGTCGCCGGCTGCCATCGAACTCGAGCAGGTGCGCGTCCCGCAGACCGTGGGCGCACCGAGTGCACCGAACGAAGCCGGCACGGGCAGCGGCGAGGAGGCTACGGCCTCTCGCGCTACGGCCACTCGCATCGACAGCGAGCCTGCGGCCGTCGACGCCTCGGGGTGTCGCCGTCGCCTGCGCCGCACCGTGGGGGTCGAGGCCGCCGTCGGTGCCGTCGTCCTGGTGATCTCCACCCTGCTCACCGGTACCCAGCCGAGCCGCGCCGCCGGGACCACCGCCGCACCCGCCGCGCAGGAACCGGCGGTGAAGGTGGTCACGGTCCCGTTCGACATGGGGACGGCGAACCACCGGGGCACGGTGCAGATCACGCTGGCGCCGGGCCACGTCGGCGAGAACACGGTGGAAGCGGTGGTCTTCACCCCGGACGGCGGCATCTCCAGCGTCCCCGAGCTACGGCTCGCCCTCACCCAGCGCGACCGGGGAATCGGCCCCCTCGACGCCAAGCTCACGAACCGGCAGGGCTATTGGGCCACGTACGACCTCCGGCTCCCCATGGCCGGCACGTGGAACCTGGACGTCACGATCCGCACGACGGACATCGACCAGGTCACCGTGGGCACGACCCTCCGCGTCACGCGCTGACCTCCCGGACGGAGCACAGCGGACCGCCCCCCGAGAGCACCGGCAGGGCCGAGTGGCGGAGTCCCGGGTGCCGGGGTCGTGGGGGGCGGGCACAGTGGGCGCGGAGCGGGGAAAGTGGCGCGGGCGTGCCGCGCACGCGGCGGGCGCGTGCTGCGTGGTGCGGGCTCGTGGCCGAGGAACGCGAGAACGGGAGCACGGCGATGGCATCGGACGCACCCATGCAGCTCGGAATGGTCGGACTGGGCCGGATGGGTGCCAACCTGGTGCGCCGGCTCATGCAGGACGGTCACCGCTGCGTCGTCAACGACGTCAGCCCCGACGCCGTGCGGGCGCTGGAGGGGGAGGGTGCGACGCCGGCCTTCTCGCTGGAGGAGCTCGTCGAGCGGCTGGAACGGCCCCGCGCCGTGTGGCTCATGGTGCCGGCGGGCGTGGTCCAGGAGACCCTGGACCGGCTGGTCGGGCTCCTGGACCCCGACGACACGGTCATCGACGGGGGCAACTCCTACTACCGGGACGACATCGCCCGGGCCCGGGACCTCACCGCGCACGGCATCCACTACGTCGACTGCGGCACCTCGGGCGGTGTCTGGGGCCTGGAGCGCGGCTACTGCCTCATGATCGGCGGCGAGCGGGGTCCCGTGGAACGGCTCGCCCCCATCTTCCGCACCATCGCGCCCGGCACCGGCAGCGCCGAGCCCACCCCCAGCCGGACCCGGACCGACGGAACCGCGCCGCACGGCTACCTCCACTGCGGGCCCAGCGGCGCCGGTCACTTCGTGAAGATGGTCCACAACGGCGTGGAGTACGGGATGATGGCCGCCATCGCCGAGGGCCTCGCCATCATCAAGCACGCCGACGCGGGCCTTCGTACGCGTACCGCCGATGCCGAGACCGCTCCCCTGTCCGATCCCGAGGCCTACCGGTACGAGATCGACGTGGCCGAAGTCGCCGAGGTGTGGCGCCGCGGTTCGGTCGTCGGCTCGTGGCTGGTCGACCTCACCGCCGACGCCCTGGCCCGCTCCCCGCAGCTGGACGACTTCTCGGGCCGCGTGTCCGACTCCGGGGAAGGGCGCTGGACCGTGCTGGCGGCCATCGAGGAGAGCGTGCCCGCCCCGGTGATCAGCGCCTCCCTCTACGAGCGCTACGAGTCCAGGGGGCTCGGCGAGTTCACCGCCAAGGTGCTGTCCGCGATGCGCAGCGAGTTCGGCGGCCACGCCGAGAAGCGCCCCGGCGCGGACGCGTGAGGGGGCCCGCCATGGACCGGGATTCCGAGTCCGGCACTCCGCAGCCCGGGCCGCGCCCGGCGGACCACGTCGTCGTCCTCTTCGGCGCGACGGGTGACCTGGCCAGGCGCAAACTGCTGCCGGGCCTGTTCCACCTCGCCCAGGCGGGGCTGCTGCCGGACCGCTACCGCATCGTCGGCTCGGCCCCGGCGGCCGAGGCCCTGAGCGACGAGCAGTTCCGCGCCCACGCGCGCCAGGCCGTGGCGGAGTTCGGCCGCTCGCGCCCCGAGGGCCCCGCGTGGCAGGCGTTCGAGGCCGCGCTGTCCTTCGGTGCGGCCGACACGGACGCGACCGAGCCACTGGTGACGGCGGTGCGCGAGGCCGAGCGGGCCGTCGGCGGCACTCCGCGGCGGCTGTTCCACCTCGCCGTCCCACCCGTGGCGTTCACGTCCGTCATCGCGCTGCTGGGGGCCACGGGGCTGGCCCGGGACGCGCGTGTGATCGTCGAGAAGCCGTTCGGGACGGACCTCGCGTCCGCCCGCGCGCTCAACGCGGCCGTCCACGCCGTGTTCGACGAGTCCCGGGTGTTCCGCATCGACCACTTCCTCGGCAAGGAGGCGGTGGACAACATCCTCGCCCTGCGGTTCGCCAACGGTCTCGTCGAGCCGCTCTGGAACCGCGAGCACATCAGTCACGTGCAGATCGACGTGCCCGAGCAGATCGACATCCAGGGCCGCGCCCATTTCTTCGAGGGCACCGGGACCTTCCGCGACATGGTCGTCACGCACCTGTTCCAGCTGCTCGGGTTCGTGGCGATGGAACCGCCCGTCGCCCTCGAAGCGCAGTCGCTGCGGGACGAGCAGGTCAAGGTGTTCCGCAGCATGCGGCTCCTGGACCCCGCCCAGGTCGTACGCGGCCAGTACACCGGCTACCGCGTCGAGCCGGGGGTCGATCCGGACTCGGACACCGAGACCTTCGTCGCGCTGCGCGTCGACATCGACAACTGGCGGTGGGCCGGCGTCCCCTTCCACCTGCGCTCGGGCAAGGCGCTGGCCGAGGGCCGGCACGTCGTCACCCTGGGCCTGCGCGAGCCCGTACTGAGCATGTTCCCCCTGGACGCCCGGGAGGCGGCGGACGGCCGCGCCAACGAGCTCGTCATCGACTTCGACGACCCCGGCTCCATCACCGCCCGTTTCCTCGCCAAGGAACCCGGCCCCGCCATGCAGCTCGCGGAAGCCGACATGGTCTTCACCTACCGCAGCTCCTTCACCACCGAGAACGCCCTCGAGGCGTACGAGCACCTCATCCTCCAGGCCATGCTCGGCGACCAGTCCCTGTTCACCCGCTCCGACGGCATCGAACGCCTGTGGGAGGTCTCCTCGCCGCTGCTGGACGCGCCTCCACCCGTCGTCCCGTACGCTCCCGGATCCTGGGGGCCCGAGGCCATCACCTCCCTCGTCGCCCCCTACCGGTGGCACCTGCCCGAACGGCACCGGTCCGGCGGCCGGTGAGGCGACGGGCGCGTTGCTCCGAACGCCACACCCCCTCAGCCGCGCGGGGTACGGCGCCCGTCCCACGAGCGCCGTACTGCCCGCCGGCGGCCGCATCCTCCTAGCCTCGACGGCATGCTGGGACTCCCCGACCACGTCCGCGCCTGCCTCTTCGACCTCGACGGCGTGCTCACCCGGACCGCGAAGGTCCACGCGGCCGCCTGGAAAACGATGTTCGACGACTACCTGCGCCGGCGGGCCGACCGCGACGGGTCGCCCTTCGTGCCCTTCGACGCCGTGCACGACTACGACGAGTACGTGGACGGCCGCCCACGCGAGGACGGCGTACGCACCTTCCTCGCCTCCCGTGACATCACGCTGCCCGAGGGCACGGCGAGTGACGGCCCCGGGCAGGAGACGGTCCACGGCCTGGGCACGCGCAAGAACGACCTGGTGCTCCGTGCGATCCACGAGCAGGGGGTGGAGTCCTACGAGGGCTCCGTGGCCTACGTGCGCGCCGTACGCGACGCGGGCCTGCGCCGCGCCGTCGTCTCCTCCAGTGCCAACTGCCGCGACGTACTGGTAGCCGCCGGCATCGAGGACCTCTTCGAAGACCGTGTCGACGGCATCACCATCGCCGAGCAGGGACTGCGCGGCAAGCCCTCCCCCGACAGCTACCTGGCGGCCGCCCGGCTCTTCGCCGCCGACCCGCGCGATGCCGCCGTGTTCGAGGACGCGCTGGCCGGTGTGGCCGCCGGCCGGGCGGGCGGCTTCGGTTTCGTCGTCGGCGTCGACCGCACCGGCCAGGCGGCCGAACTGCGTGCGCACGGGGCCGATGTCGTCGTCACCGATCTCTCCG
This genomic interval carries:
- the gnd gene encoding phosphogluconate dehydrogenase (NAD(+)-dependent, decarboxylating), with amino-acid sequence MASDAPMQLGMVGLGRMGANLVRRLMQDGHRCVVNDVSPDAVRALEGEGATPAFSLEELVERLERPRAVWLMVPAGVVQETLDRLVGLLDPDDTVIDGGNSYYRDDIARARDLTAHGIHYVDCGTSGGVWGLERGYCLMIGGERGPVERLAPIFRTIAPGTGSAEPTPSRTRTDGTAPHGYLHCGPSGAGHFVKMVHNGVEYGMMAAIAEGLAIIKHADAGLRTRTADAETAPLSDPEAYRYEIDVAEVAEVWRRGSVVGSWLVDLTADALARSPQLDDFSGRVSDSGEGRWTVLAAIEESVPAPVISASLYERYESRGLGEFTAKVLSAMRSEFGGHAEKRPGADA
- a CDS encoding beta-phosphoglucomutase family hydrolase → MLGLPDHVRACLFDLDGVLTRTAKVHAAAWKTMFDDYLRRRADRDGSPFVPFDAVHDYDEYVDGRPREDGVRTFLASRDITLPEGTASDGPGQETVHGLGTRKNDLVLRAIHEQGVESYEGSVAYVRAVRDAGLRRAVVSSSANCRDVLVAAGIEDLFEDRVDGITIAEQGLRGKPSPDSYLAAARLFAADPRDAAVFEDALAGVAAGRAGGFGFVVGVDRTGQAAELRAHGADVVVTDLSELLDRG
- the zwf gene encoding glucose-6-phosphate dehydrogenase encodes the protein MDRDSESGTPQPGPRPADHVVVLFGATGDLARRKLLPGLFHLAQAGLLPDRYRIVGSAPAAEALSDEQFRAHARQAVAEFGRSRPEGPAWQAFEAALSFGAADTDATEPLVTAVREAERAVGGTPRRLFHLAVPPVAFTSVIALLGATGLARDARVIVEKPFGTDLASARALNAAVHAVFDESRVFRIDHFLGKEAVDNILALRFANGLVEPLWNREHISHVQIDVPEQIDIQGRAHFFEGTGTFRDMVVTHLFQLLGFVAMEPPVALEAQSLRDEQVKVFRSMRLLDPAQVVRGQYTGYRVEPGVDPDSDTETFVALRVDIDNWRWAGVPFHLRSGKALAEGRHVVTLGLREPVLSMFPLDAREAADGRANELVIDFDDPGSITARFLAKEPGPAMQLAEADMVFTYRSSFTTENALEAYEHLILQAMLGDQSLFTRSDGIERLWEVSSPLLDAPPPVVPYAPGSWGPEAITSLVAPYRWHLPERHRSGGR
- a CDS encoding YhgE/Pip domain-containing protein, giving the protein MPQPTPPSVLRRPQLWIGTGLIAAVVSMLFALLYVGGNVNPRGNLRDLPVALVNTDSGADVNGRRVNLGEQIVSGIQKAAKGDKSIDWQVVSREEADRRLGRGKVFGALVIPSDYSATVAGLTAPQPASPGKAAPPTLTVLTNQAAGSIGSSMSSQAAQKAAHAASAQLGQELLKQAGAQKTPLPTAAQLKLADPVTVNVADGHPVGSRSAMGLSAFYYALVLVVCGMLGANVVNSQVDTALGYLHTDFGPFRKREPVQHTSRVRTLAIGMALMLGLSLVMGTLVEVATVGILDMDASHLGLLWLYSVATIAVVGIGSLALFAAFGTPGMLLATIVFVAMAVPSSGATVPVQALPGFFRALAEFEPLRQITEGLRSLLYYGAQADAGLARAWASMGVALVAALVFGFAVTRLYDRRGLHRIPLPGAETGAALPGEAPEPPETTAPATA
- a CDS encoding copper resistance CopC/CopD family protein, producing the protein MSATVLTLLSALCALVLGGAAPALAHAGLSGSDPADGAVLNAAPKQVTLTFTESVSFPDGSLRVLSPASDRVNPRPAQHADDRENTARVELPGNLAQGTYTVAWRVVSADGHPISGAFTFSVGKPSATTAVVAKTSPDDTAASRLYGFFRYVAYSGLALLVGATAFALVCWPAASGDRPLRRLVGAGWAALAASTVALLLLRGPYETGGPLSSALDLSLLGRTLTGRPGTALAARLVLLALAAVLMRQKPVRLGVRPRLVAASALALGSALTWAAAEHASAGIQVPLAIPVAVLHLLAMAVWLGGLITLLTALRNRGPDSREIPASAVRRFSSLAFAAVVVLVGTGVYQSWRQVGSWTALSTTSYGRTLVLKVAAVVLVLCVAALSRRWTARLTGEGSPAAIELEQVRVPQTVGAPSAPNEAGTGSGEEATASRATATRIDSEPAAVDASGCRRRLRRTVGVEAAVGAVVLVISTLLTGTQPSRAAGTTAAPAAQEPAVKVVTVPFDMGTANHRGTVQITLAPGHVGENTVEAVVFTPDGGISSVPELRLALTQRDRGIGPLDAKLTNRQGYWATYDLRLPMAGTWNLDVTIRTTDIDQVTVGTTLRVTR